In the Euphorbia lathyris chromosome 5, ddEupLath1.1, whole genome shotgun sequence genome, one interval contains:
- the LOC136229668 gene encoding tabersonine-19-hydroxy-O-acetyltransferase-like: MEIMKTEAIKPSSPTPIHLTNVNLSLMDQFSPAEAYISRVLFFFINGTKHQDISHLLKTSLSETLKTFYPFAGRVKNNKVIECNDAGAIFVEAISDSDLHRFLQNPEINDQLTLKKLIPLQDQYRGTLLLVQATNFACGGLALGVCISHKIADASSLCTFLQFWSRATTAALGSNPLVEEDPEKRPLFNAGTIFPPRDNLPFSTSGIKLKMEKCVTKRFVFSASNINLLKAKSAGKTIENRTGVEAVTALIWRCGVKASRSTRWKEVNRTALVQAVNIRKRMVPVMPENTIGNVLGHCLSMGEEGGIELDSLVIQMRKGMKEFNENYLKKVQTGDVFLAVCESFKEMGSLLKGELCCTDTDVDVKTKMETEIETDRDTSTKCRNTAKKECLCNIEGGNLDVYIVSSWCRFPFYELDFGWGKPTWFAAIEAPFKNVISLMDTRNGDGIEAWITLTEEEMTFFQQDQELLAFASFNPSIY, translated from the coding sequence ATGGAGATTATGAAAACAGAAGCCATAAAACCATCTTCTCCAACACCAATTCACCTTACCAATGTCAATCTTTCCCTTATGGATCAATTTTCACCTGCAGAAGCCTATATTTCCAGGgtccttttctttttcatcaATGGAACCAAACACCAGGACATATCTCACCTGCTCAAAACTTCACTTTCTGAAACCCTCAAAACATTTTACCCATTTGCTGGCAGAGTCAAGAACAACAAAGTAATCGAATGCAACGATGCGGGAGCTATTTTTGTCGAAGCAATATCTGATTCTGATCTTCACAGGTTTCTCCAAAACCCGGAAATTAATGATCAGCTGACACTAAAGAAGTTAATACCATTACAAGATCAATATAGAGGCACTTTACTGCTTGTTCAAGCTACCAATTTTGCCTGTGGTGGATTAGCACTTGGGGTTTGCATCTCTCATAAGATAGCAGATGCTAGCTCCCTTTGCACATTCCTCCAATTCTGGAGTAGAGCAACAACTGCAGCTCTTGGGTCTAACCCCCTTGTCGAAGAAGATCCCGAAAAACGTCCTCTATTTAACGCGGGAACCATCTTTCCTCCGCGGGATAACCTCCCTTTTTCAACCTCAGGTATCAAGCTGAAGATGGAGAAATGTGTTACAAAGAGATTTGTGTTTAGtgcatcaaatattaatctCCTGAAAGCTAAATCAGCAGGCAAAACTATCGAAAATCGGACTGGAGTCGAAGCTGTTACGGCCTTGATATGGAGGTGTGGAGTGAAAGCATCAAGATCAACAAGATGGAAGGAAGTAAATCGAACTGCTTTAGTCCAAGCTGTGAATATACGGAAAAGAATGGTTCCTGTCATGCCTGAAAACACCATTGGAAACGTGCTAGGGCATTGTCTTTCCATGGGGGAAGAAGGTGGGATAGAATTGGATAGCTTGGTGATTCAGATGAGGAAAGGAATGAAAGAATTTAATGAAAATTATTTGAAGAAAGTTCAAACAGGAGATGTTTTCTTGGCAGTTTGTGAATCTTTTAAAGAAATGGGAAGCTTATTAAAGGGtgagctatgttgcacggacacggACGTAGATGTAAAAACGAAAATGGAAACGGAAATTGAAACGGATAGAGACACTTCCACGAAATGCAGAAACACTGCTAAAAAGGAGTGTCTGTGCAACATAGAGGGTGGAAATTTGGATGTCTATATAGTATCAAGTTGGTGTAGATTTCCATTCTATGAGTTAGATTTTGGTTGGGGAAAGCCTACTTGGTTTGCTGCTATAGAAGCTCCTTTCAAGAATGTTATTTCATTGATGGATACAAGAAATGGTGATGGAATTGAGGCTTGGATTACTTTGACGGAAGAAGAGATGACATTTTTCCAACAAGATCAAGAATTGCTTGCTTTTGCTTCTTTCAATCCTAGTATC